The following proteins are encoded in a genomic region of Odontesthes bonariensis isolate fOdoBon6 chromosome 19, fOdoBon6.hap1, whole genome shotgun sequence:
- the LOC142369239 gene encoding SLAM family member 5-like: protein MVGGCLSRLSCFFAYGVGLLLVVCIQDAEASTGKRVVHKRVGDTEEFSSNLPTEGVTAATWKYGSTVVADHDRGVSKKELFQSRLEFNPTNFSLTLRDLTVGDSGDFSFLSEANDRQRPTVTITLQVHEPITEHPVLTYSSYQALNGSCVVSLKCSSATHSNVTWSWAVGNHTYSGSELQHTIRPEDGGTTFTCTASNFVSEKSASKAVTCSNKYTDKGEFRSVLILSVAGACLMAILVLTCVVVRICCCKKRHEGSDSNDLTVYADISDVAVESRTPSTLKPCSLYETIENCTGSDAPITPAPQTVYDRIQLSRLRKASVSPYQEVS from the exons ATGGTAGGTGGTTGCCTTTCTCGTCTCAGCTGCTTCTTTGCATATGGTGTCGGGCTGCTTCTCGTGGTCTGCATTCAGG ATGCGGAGGCCTCCACTGGAAAACGTGTCGTTCATAAAAGAGTCGGGGATACTGAGGAGTTTTCATCAAACTTACCCACTGAAGGGGTCACCGCGGCAACTTGGAAATATGGATCTACAGTGGTTGCAGACCATGATAGAGGTGTTTCTAAAAAGGAGCTATTTCAGAGCAGATTAGAGTTCAACCCCACAAACTTCAGTTTAACGCTGAGAGATCTGACTGTGGGAGATTCTGGTGATTTCAGTTTTCTCTCAGAGGCGAATGACCGACAGAGACCAACAGTCACCATCACCCTGCAAGTTCACG AGCCCATAACTGAGCATCCCGTCCTGACTTACAGCAGCTATCAAGCTTTGAATGGATCCTGTGTAGTTTCGCTGAAGTGCAGCTCAGCTACTCACAGCAATGTCACCTGGAGCTGGGCGGTGGGGAACCACACTTACAGCGGCTCCGAGCTGCAACACACCATCAGGCCAGAGGATGGAGGCACCACGTTCACCTGCACAGCATCTAATTTTGTCAGTGAGAAGTCAGCATCCAAAGCAGTGACATGCAGCAACAAATACACTGACAAAG GTGAATTTAGATCCGTGTTGATCCTCAGCGTGGCTGGAGCATGTTTGATGGCCATCCTCGTGTTAACTTGTGTCGTGGTGCGAATTTGTTGCTGTAAAAAAAGGCATGAAG GCAGTGACTCGAACGACCTCACGGTGTATGCTGACATCTCAGATGTTGCAGTGGAAAGC AGGACTCCATCCACCCTGAAGCCTTGCTCGCTGTATGAAACCATTGAAAATTGCACAGGCTCAGATGCACCTATTACACCTGCG CCCCAGACCGTGTACGACAGGATCCAGCTCAGTCGTCTCAGGAAGGCGTCGGTGTCCCCGTACCAAGAGGTTTCCTAG
- the LOC142368587 gene encoding SLAM family member 5: protein MNPLILVVSCIHFQVLVNSLEISEYVGGTVTLPSGAKSSWNLSRIDWSIFANSTWIATYQNGRTNTQRLPRYGDRLRLNITSGDLTIRNLKIEDAMEYNVDLVNTDNEDRANKIKLTVKQRLQVPTTQKVYSAATETGCFMVLKCSSSDEGVTLSWQVNPPNVHTLSSPEGRPSLLFADIRNTQDSVQFTCTSSRRMENASRVLMPKCDVPEKPTPSRDRSFVCFFFGGFLGGFITVIIIYCFGDHIKKAWQSLREKLCQREN from the exons ATGAATCCTCTAATCCTCGTTGTTTCATGCATTCATTTTCAAG TGCTGGTTAACTCCCTGGAAATCTCTGAGTATGTTGGTGGAACCGTTACCTTGCCGTCAGGAGCCAAGTCATCTTGGAACCTCTCCAGAATTGACTGGTCGATATTCGCCAACAGCACTTGGATCGCCACTTATCAAAATGGGAGGACGAACACTCAACGTCTCCCACGCTATGGAGACAGACTCAGGCTTAACATCACCTCAG GAGACTTGACCATCAGGAATCTGAAGATAGAAGATGCCATGGAATACAATGTGGACCTTGTCAACACTGATAACGAAGACAGGGCAAACAAGATTAAGCTCACAGTGAAAC AACGCCTGCAGGTACCGACCACACAGAAGGTCTACAGTGCAGCGACAGAAACGGGCTGTTTTATGGTCCTGAAGTGCTCCTCTTCTGATGAAGGTGTCACCTTGTCCTGGCAAGTTAATCCTCCAAATGTGCACACTTTGAGTTCTCCCGAGGGCCGCCCTTCCCTTCTTTTTGCAGATATCCGTAACACGCAAGACTCTGTTCAGTTTACCTGCACTTCGAGCAGGCGTATGGAGAATGCGTCACGGGTTCTCATGCCAAAGTGTGATG TTCCAGAGAAACCGACACCATCCAGGGACAGaagttttgtttgctttttcttcGGAGGCTTCCTGGGAGGCTTCATCACTGTAATAATCATCTACTGTTTTGGAG ATCATATAAAAAAAGCATGGCAGAGCCTGAGGG AAAAACTGTGCCAGCGGGAAAATTGA